In the Pseudomonas sp. ADAK2 genome, one interval contains:
- a CDS encoding cache domain-containing protein — protein sequence MGFVHKLAWLGGMLLLSLGQVQAATVAKDDGQAARALLEKALAYYHDNGDRAFAAFSRQGEFVDKDRYVFVVDTKGVMLASGGPSSALIGRDVSETLPPDLQKAFKDALKVPEGNGIQQAEYRWQNWADGKVERKHVFYQRIGQRILAVGYYLPRASAQQAQALLDKAAADLAKDEKGTLTAINSLKGGYLQDDLYVFVVDLNNQRYVAHGTNLRLINTDFGKVNDPEGKPVGEPILALIAKQDQGEYEYRWKNPVTGKVEDKHAYLKKVGLFLVAVGYYSP from the coding sequence ATGGGGTTTGTGCACAAGTTGGCCTGGTTGGGGGGGATGTTGTTGCTGAGCCTGGGCCAGGTTCAGGCGGCGACGGTAGCCAAGGATGACGGCCAGGCGGCCCGGGCCTTGCTGGAAAAAGCTCTGGCGTATTACCACGACAACGGCGACAGGGCTTTTGCGGCATTCAGTCGTCAGGGCGAGTTTGTCGACAAGGACCGTTACGTATTCGTGGTCGACACCAAGGGTGTCATGCTCGCCAGCGGTGGGCCGTCCTCGGCGTTGATCGGGCGTGATGTGTCCGAGACGTTGCCGCCGGATTTGCAGAAAGCCTTCAAGGACGCCTTGAAAGTGCCGGAAGGCAATGGCATTCAGCAGGCCGAATACCGTTGGCAGAACTGGGCCGACGGCAAGGTCGAACGCAAGCACGTGTTCTATCAGCGCATCGGCCAGCGGATCCTGGCGGTCGGTTACTACTTGCCCCGCGCCTCCGCGCAACAAGCCCAGGCCTTGCTCGATAAAGCCGCGGCCGACTTGGCCAAGGATGAGAAGGGCACGCTGACGGCGATCAACTCGCTCAAGGGCGGCTACTTGCAGGACGATCTATACGTCTTCGTGGTCGATCTGAATAACCAGCGCTACGTCGCCCATGGCACCAATCTAAGGCTGATCAACACCGACTTCGGCAAGGTCAATGATCCGGAAGGCAAACCGGTGGGCGAGCCGATTCTGGCGTTGATCGCCAAGCAGGATCAGGGGGAATACGAATACCGCTGGAAGAACCCGGTGACCGGGAAGGTCGAGGACAAGCATGCTTATCTGAAGAAGGTTGGGCTTTTTCTGGTGGCTGTCGGGTATTACAGCCCTTGA
- a CDS encoding MDR family MFS transporter — MTNLNQPETPKPAIRSVLIALMLAIFLGALDQTIVAVSMPAISAQFKDVSLLAWVIAGYMVAMTVAVPIYGKLGDLYGRRKLMLFGMGLFTVASFFCGMAQSMEQLVLARILQGIGAGGMISVSQAIIGDIVPPRERGRYQGYFSSMYAVASVAGPVLGGYMTEYLSWRWVFLINLPLGLGAWLVANRTLVGLPVPQRKPIIDYVGTVLMIIGLTALLLGITQVGQGHSWRSAEVLGLLGCAVAVLALFVWHERRAREPLLPMHLFANRDAILCWCTIFFTSFQAISLIVLMPLRFQSVTGAGADSAALHLLPLAIGLPIGAYFAGRRTSVTGRYKPMILAGALLMPISILGMAFSAPQALLMSSLFMLLSGIASGMQFPTSLVGTQNSVAQRDIGVATSTTNLFRSLGGAVGVALMSALLLALLQDSSFAHLAGSAIGEGSSGNVLLDGLNAAPGEAQNALRGELLVTFRHLLMVSAAVSLLGLAAAIAMPNRVLRGREDKVR, encoded by the coding sequence GTGACCAATCTGAACCAGCCTGAAACGCCCAAACCGGCCATTCGCAGTGTGTTGATCGCCCTGATGCTGGCGATCTTTCTCGGTGCGCTGGACCAGACCATCGTCGCCGTGTCGATGCCGGCCATTTCCGCGCAGTTCAAGGATGTCAGCCTGCTGGCCTGGGTGATTGCTGGCTACATGGTGGCGATGACCGTGGCAGTGCCGATCTACGGCAAGCTCGGTGATCTGTACGGCCGGCGCAAGTTGATGCTGTTCGGCATGGGGCTATTCACCGTGGCCTCGTTCTTTTGCGGCATGGCCCAGAGCATGGAGCAACTGGTGCTGGCGCGGATCCTTCAGGGGATTGGCGCCGGCGGGATGATTTCGGTCAGCCAGGCAATCATCGGCGACATCGTCCCGCCCCGTGAGCGCGGCCGTTACCAAGGTTACTTCAGCAGCATGTACGCGGTGGCCAGCGTCGCCGGGCCGGTACTCGGCGGGTACATGACCGAATACCTGTCGTGGCGCTGGGTGTTCCTGATCAACCTGCCACTGGGCCTCGGCGCGTGGCTGGTGGCCAATCGCACGCTGGTCGGGCTGCCGGTGCCGCAGCGCAAACCGATCATCGATTATGTCGGCACGGTGCTGATGATCATTGGGTTGACCGCTTTGTTGCTCGGCATCACTCAGGTCGGCCAAGGGCATTCATGGCGCAGCGCCGAAGTGCTGGGGCTGCTCGGTTGCGCAGTGGCGGTGCTGGCGCTGTTCGTGTGGCATGAGCGCCGTGCGCGGGAGCCGTTGCTGCCGATGCATTTGTTCGCCAACCGCGACGCGATCTTGTGCTGGTGCACGATTTTCTTCACCAGTTTCCAGGCGATTTCCCTGATCGTGCTGATGCCGCTGCGCTTTCAGAGCGTCACCGGCGCCGGGGCCGACAGCGCCGCGCTGCACCTGTTGCCGTTGGCGATCGGCTTGCCGATTGGCGCTTATTTCGCCGGGCGCCGCACGTCGGTGACCGGGCGCTACAAGCCGATGATCCTGGCGGGGGCGCTGCTGATGCCGATCTCGATTCTCGGCATGGCCTTCAGTGCGCCCCAGGCGCTACTGATGAGCAGCCTGTTTATGTTGCTTAGCGGGATCGCCAGCGGCATGCAGTTCCCGACGTCGTTGGTCGGCACGCAAAATTCGGTGGCACAACGGGACATCGGCGTCGCCACCAGCACCACCAACCTGTTTCGTTCGCTGGGCGGCGCGGTGGGCGTGGCGCTGATGTCAGCGCTGTTGTTGGCATTGTTGCAGGATTCGAGTTTCGCCCACTTGGCCGGCTCGGCGATTGGCGAAGGCAGCTCGGGAAATGTCTTGCTCGACGGTTTGAACGCCGCGCCGGGGGAGGCACAGAATGCCTTGCGCGGGGAGTTGCTGGTGACGTTCCGGCATTTGCTGATGGTCAGTGCGGCGGTGTCGTTGCTGGGGTTGGCGGCGGCGATAGCGATGCCGAACAGAGTGTTGCGGGGGCGGGAAGATAAGGTTCGTTAG